The following are from one region of the Geoalkalibacter subterraneus genome:
- a CDS encoding LOG family protein, translated as MDISFNRDNGPVDELIRQLMDQVGVHNPALIREMILSALKAGHEIDYPADLKLMRTTMKEMRYTSKVFRPYRNRRKVTIFGSARTAPEEPIYQKCVKFSRMLVERNYMVITGGGGGIMHAGNEGAGAENSFAVNIRLPFEQETNPVMSKDDKVLTYKYFFNRKVAFLKEANAVALFPGGFGTLDEAMETLTLIQTGKNPPVPLVLIDGDAGDYWGPWFEFVKKTLYAKGMISGEDFSLFTITSDPEEAVQVIDDFYRIYHSSRFIGNTLVIRLNRNLSEDDVRTLGEEFGEIIQPGGHLQLGAAFPEEQDEPDLFHLPRLSFAFSQRNFGLLKAFIRRINSF; from the coding sequence ATGGACATTTCCTTTAATCGCGACAACGGTCCGGTCGATGAACTGATCCGGCAGCTCATGGACCAGGTGGGCGTGCACAATCCGGCTCTTATCCGCGAAATGATTCTCAGCGCTCTCAAGGCCGGCCATGAAATTGATTACCCCGCAGACCTCAAGCTGATGCGCACCACCATGAAAGAGATGCGCTATACCAGCAAAGTTTTTCGCCCCTACCGCAATCGACGCAAAGTGACCATTTTCGGTTCTGCCCGCACCGCGCCCGAAGAACCCATTTACCAGAAGTGCGTCAAATTCTCCCGCATGCTGGTCGAGCGCAACTACATGGTCATTACCGGCGGCGGGGGGGGAATCATGCATGCCGGAAACGAAGGCGCCGGGGCGGAAAACAGCTTTGCTGTCAATATCCGCCTGCCCTTCGAGCAGGAAACCAACCCGGTCATGTCCAAGGACGACAAGGTTCTGACCTACAAGTATTTTTTCAACCGCAAGGTGGCTTTCCTCAAGGAGGCCAATGCAGTGGCCCTTTTTCCGGGGGGATTCGGCACCCTGGATGAGGCGATGGAGACCCTGACGCTGATTCAGACCGGTAAGAATCCGCCCGTGCCGCTGGTGCTCATCGATGGTGACGCCGGCGACTATTGGGGGCCCTGGTTCGAATTCGTGAAGAAGACCCTTTATGCCAAGGGGATGATTTCGGGCGAGGATTTCTCCCTGTTCACCATCACCTCCGATCCCGAGGAGGCCGTGCAGGTGATCGATGACTTCTACCGGATTTACCACTCCAGCCGTTTTATCGGCAATACGCTGGTGATCCGCCTCAACCGGAATCTGAGTGAAGACGATGTCAGGACGCTGGGCGAGGAGTTCGGTGAAATTATTCAGCCCGGCGGACATCTGCAACTTGGCGCGGCGTTCCCCGAAGAGCAGGACGAACCCGACCTGTTTCACCTGCCGCGCTTGAGCTTTGCTTTCAGTCAGCGCAATTTCGGATTGCTCAAGGCGTTTATCCGGCGTATCAACTCCTTCTGA
- a CDS encoding TAXI family TRAP transporter solute-binding subunit, producing the protein MKRLLVFVLVLFFLPGCQSESDQKGEGASGPTRFVTIGTGGVTGVYYPVGGAISKLVNQKRDQYNVRTTVESTGGSVFNVNALMNGDIELGVVQSDLQYQAFKGLGEWEGRPQQKLRAMFALHPEAVTILAAADAGIDSVEDLKGKIVNIGAPGTGQRVNALDLFAVAGINPDTDLRAEGIKPAEAAGMLQDGRIDAYFYTVGHPNGSIKEAAAGTRKVKFVPVSERYVRDLVEKLPFYAPADIPVEPYPGVANEAPVPTYGVKATICTSTDVPEDLIYLLTREVFENLDNLTTLHPALAGLTQENMLQGLSAPLHPGAEKYFREVGLIE; encoded by the coding sequence ATGAAACGCTTGCTCGTCTTTGTTCTGGTGTTGTTTTTTCTGCCGGGATGCCAATCCGAATCGGATCAGAAAGGTGAGGGCGCATCTGGTCCGACAAGGTTTGTGACCATCGGCACCGGTGGCGTCACCGGTGTGTATTATCCTGTCGGCGGTGCCATCAGCAAGCTGGTCAACCAGAAGCGCGATCAGTACAACGTGCGTACTACGGTGGAATCCACCGGCGGTTCGGTGTTCAATGTCAATGCATTGATGAACGGCGACATTGAACTCGGCGTGGTTCAGTCCGACCTTCAGTACCAGGCCTTCAAGGGTCTTGGCGAATGGGAAGGGCGCCCGCAACAGAAGCTTCGCGCCATGTTTGCCCTGCATCCGGAGGCCGTGACTATCCTGGCTGCTGCTGACGCCGGGATTGATAGCGTTGAGGATCTCAAAGGCAAGATCGTCAACATCGGCGCCCCCGGCACCGGCCAACGCGTCAATGCCCTCGACCTGTTTGCTGTGGCGGGTATCAATCCCGATACCGATCTCAGGGCTGAGGGGATCAAGCCGGCCGAAGCCGCCGGAATGCTTCAGGACGGCCGCATCGATGCCTACTTTTATACGGTGGGCCACCCCAACGGCTCCATTAAGGAGGCGGCCGCCGGTACCCGCAAGGTTAAATTCGTGCCGGTGAGTGAGCGCTATGTGCGCGACCTGGTCGAAAAGCTGCCTTTCTATGCGCCTGCCGATATTCCGGTTGAACCCTACCCCGGCGTTGCCAATGAAGCGCCGGTTCCCACCTACGGTGTCAAAGCGACCATCTGCACCTCAACCGATGTGCCGGAAGATCTGATTTATCTGCTGACCCGCGAAGTCTTTGAAAATCTGGACAATCTCACGACCCTGCATCCGGCTCTGGCCGGCCTGACGCAGGAGAACATGCTCCAGGGCCTTTCCGCGCCGCTGCATCCGGGCGCTGAAAAATACTTTCGGGAGGTAGGCCTGATCGAATAA
- a CDS encoding TRAP transporter permease, which produces MVHQDKTVSDEGLAAAQRLKEEEELGLRRPQGPMRYTVPVIALCWSLFQLSLSSWLLLDSTYIRSIHLAFGLAIVFLSYPTLKRDVTIPGLRWLGEKHTIPWPDLIIALLAAGAALYIVLDYEGIANRVGRPNTRDLAVGIFLVLTLLEAARRVIGPALPVIAIVFTCYAFFGPYMPDFLAFKGVSLDRYISQIALTTEGIFGIPIGVSARIVFLFVLLGSMLDKAGAGKFFIDLSMSLLGRFKGGPAKAAVLASGMTGMVSGSSIANVVTTGTFTIPLMKKVGYPPKKAAAIEVAVSTNGQLMPPIMGAAAFIIAEYVNVAYIEVIKAAAVPAFASYFALFYITHLEASKLGMKGLSKVDLPQFFQVLRNGLHYLVPIFLLLYELIIPRHSPDLAAYRAILVLAVIMVFQHPIKARIWGGDMGEAWRQGFFDIVNGMIAGARNMVSVAVATAAAGIIVGVVTMGLGGLITNIIDTLSQGNIFLMLVITALASLILGMGLPTTANYIVMASLTAPALVTIAHGQGFVVPLIAAHLFVFYFGILADDTPPVGLAAYAASAIARSDPIPTGIQGFMYDIRTAVLPFMFIFNTDMLLIGIDSFPLAIYIFFMTCIGAFAFAAATQGWFLIRLRWYELLLLLGVAAIMFRPGFFAHYVGIDNHYLSYLVGLALYLGVMALQELRGGNTPHSA; this is translated from the coding sequence ATGGTGCATCAGGATAAGACCGTCTCGGATGAGGGCCTTGCGGCCGCTCAGCGGCTCAAGGAAGAGGAAGAGCTCGGACTGCGCCGCCCGCAGGGGCCGATGCGTTATACAGTGCCGGTGATTGCACTGTGCTGGTCGCTTTTTCAGCTCTCACTATCCAGCTGGTTGTTGCTCGATTCGACCTATATCCGTTCCATTCACCTCGCCTTTGGCCTGGCCATTGTCTTTCTGTCCTACCCTACACTCAAGCGCGATGTGACCATTCCAGGTCTGCGCTGGCTGGGGGAAAAGCACACCATCCCCTGGCCCGATCTGATCATCGCTCTGCTGGCAGCCGGTGCCGCGCTCTATATCGTTCTTGATTACGAGGGGATCGCCAACCGTGTCGGGCGCCCCAATACGCGCGACCTGGCCGTTGGTATTTTCCTGGTGCTGACCCTACTCGAGGCGGCGCGCCGGGTGATCGGCCCCGCTCTGCCAGTAATTGCCATCGTATTCACCTGCTATGCGTTTTTCGGTCCCTATATGCCGGATTTTCTGGCATTCAAGGGGGTAAGCCTCGATCGCTACATCAGTCAGATCGCCCTGACCACCGAGGGGATCTTCGGGATTCCCATCGGGGTTTCGGCCCGCATTGTCTTTCTCTTCGTGCTGCTCGGTTCCATGCTCGACAAGGCGGGAGCGGGTAAGTTTTTCATCGATCTGTCGATGTCGCTTCTGGGGCGTTTTAAAGGGGGACCGGCCAAGGCCGCGGTGCTGGCAAGCGGTATGACAGGTATGGTGTCCGGCTCCTCCATTGCCAATGTGGTGACGACCGGAACGTTTACCATCCCGCTGATGAAAAAGGTCGGCTACCCACCCAAGAAGGCGGCGGCCATCGAAGTGGCGGTCTCCACCAACGGCCAGTTGATGCCGCCGATCATGGGCGCTGCGGCCTTCATTATCGCCGAGTATGTCAACGTGGCGTATATCGAGGTCATCAAGGCGGCGGCCGTTCCGGCTTTCGCTTCCTATTTCGCGCTTTTCTATATCACCCACCTCGAAGCGTCCAAGCTCGGCATGAAGGGGCTGAGCAAGGTCGACCTGCCGCAGTTCTTTCAGGTGCTGCGCAACGGCCTGCACTACCTGGTGCCGATTTTTCTGCTGCTGTACGAGTTGATCATCCCGCGCCACTCTCCCGATCTGGCGGCCTACCGCGCAATCCTCGTGCTGGCGGTGATCATGGTGTTTCAGCATCCCATCAAGGCGCGCATCTGGGGCGGCGACATGGGCGAGGCCTGGCGGCAGGGCTTCTTCGATATTGTCAACGGCATGATCGCCGGTGCGCGCAACATGGTGAGCGTGGCGGTAGCCACTGCTGCTGCGGGGATCATCGTCGGGGTGGTGACCATGGGGCTCGGCGGACTGATCACCAACATCATCGACACCCTGAGTCAGGGCAATATCTTCCTGATGCTGGTGATTACCGCTCTCGCCAGCCTGATTCTCGGCATGGGGCTTCCGACCACGGCCAATTATATTGTCATGGCCTCGCTGACGGCCCCGGCGCTGGTCACCATCGCCCACGGGCAGGGCTTTGTCGTGCCGCTGATCGCCGCCCATCTGTTCGTCTTCTATTTCGGGATTCTGGCCGACGATACGCCGCCGGTGGGCCTTGCGGCCTATGCGGCAAGTGCTATTGCCCGATCCGACCCCATCCCGACCGGCATTCAGGGTTTCATGTACGATATCCGCACCGCGGTGCTGCCGTTCATGTTCATCTTCAACACCGACATGCTGCTGATCGGGATCGACAGCTTTCCGCTGGCCATCTATATCTTCTTTATGACCTGTATCGGCGCATTTGCCTTCGCCGCGGCGACCCAGGGCTGGTTCCTGATCCGTTTGCGCTGGTATGAACTGTTGCTGCTGCTCGGGGTGGCGGCCATAATGTTTCGTCCGGGATTTTTCGCTCATTATGTCGGCATCGACAACCATTATCTGAGTTATCTCGTGGGGCTGGCTCTCTACCTGGGAGTCATGGCTCTGCAGGAGCTGCGCGGCGGCAATACACCGCACAGCGCCTGA
- a CDS encoding universal stress protein, with product MIPRYRTIVYATDLSDNAAHAFRHAVSLARSHEGVIHILHVLPEVESAVMNYVSTVIGPDQLADMELGHKDEVRRLIQQRLKQFAEDELKDHPEDLARVTEIHVRHGQAVGTILTLARELDADLIVMGTHGKGRLHYTFLGSVAEKVLHRAKRPVLAVPLLP from the coding sequence ATGATTCCTCGATACCGCACCATCGTCTATGCCACCGACCTGTCGGACAACGCCGCCCATGCTTTCCGGCACGCAGTGAGCCTGGCCCGCTCACATGAGGGAGTCATTCACATTCTGCATGTCCTTCCGGAAGTGGAGTCGGCGGTGATGAACTATGTCTCGACCGTGATCGGGCCGGACCAGCTCGCCGATATGGAGCTGGGACACAAGGATGAGGTGCGCAGACTGATTCAGCAGCGGTTGAAGCAGTTTGCCGAAGACGAATTGAAGGATCATCCCGAAGATCTCGCCCGGGTCACCGAAATTCATGTGCGGCACGGGCAGGCGGTGGGGACGATTCTCACCCTGGCGCGCGAACTCGACGCTGACCTGATTGTCATGGGAACCCACGGTAAAGGTCGGCTGCATTACACTTTTCTTGGAAGCGTCGCGGAAAAAGTGCTGCACCGGGCCAAGCGCCCGGTACTGGCAGTTCCGCTTTTGCCCTGA
- a CDS encoding ExeA family protein yields the protein MYLDYFGLKEAPFSIAPDPRYLFMSERHREALAHLVYGIRGEGAFVLLTGEVGTGKTTVCRCLLEQLPEDCESAFILNPRVTTSELLATLCDELQISYPDGNQSNKVFIDRINARLLENHAAGRQTVLIIDEAQNLDFDVLEQLRLLTNLETNQRKLLQIILLGQPEFLEMLEQPRLRQLAQRISARYHLTPLTYDEMVGYVHHRLRVAGLPRGGLDLFPPPILRRLHRLSGGIPRLVNLLCDRALLGVYARERSRVDRGILSQAAREIFGGEVRQAGKRAVRATVFALLFVAIAGAGVYFLKSWWVAEPSSSVASVENRDAPEPEKKPVDERHQAQKQAGFSPLVVPEVRGDLEAFERLFAAWGLPGVSVDESRACETAALHGLSCLRDRGTLHALARLDRPAVLTLYGDDGETFYAALVELGENWAVVDVAGEPVKVGLPALERRWLGEFTLFWRPPPGYRGNLRPGDEDPFVSWLDAGLSAAEGQAPVLEGGTRYNDRLERSVKRFQLSRGLDPDGIIGSKTLIQLNSALGGSEPRLKVEGH from the coding sequence ATGTATCTCGATTATTTCGGCCTCAAAGAGGCTCCTTTCTCCATCGCCCCCGATCCCCGCTACCTGTTCATGAGCGAACGTCATCGCGAGGCGCTGGCTCATCTGGTTTACGGGATTCGCGGCGAAGGTGCGTTCGTGCTGCTGACCGGCGAGGTCGGAACCGGCAAAACCACGGTGTGCCGCTGCCTGCTGGAGCAGCTCCCCGAGGATTGCGAATCCGCCTTTATTCTGAATCCCCGCGTCACTACCAGCGAACTGCTGGCCACCCTGTGCGACGAACTGCAGATCAGCTATCCGGACGGCAATCAGAGCAACAAGGTTTTTATCGACCGCATCAATGCCCGCCTGCTTGAGAACCATGCCGCCGGTCGACAGACGGTGCTGATTATTGACGAAGCGCAGAATCTCGATTTCGATGTTCTGGAACAGCTGCGCCTGCTCACCAACCTGGAAACCAACCAGCGCAAGCTGCTGCAGATTATCTTGTTGGGGCAGCCTGAATTTCTGGAAATGCTCGAGCAGCCCCGGCTGCGTCAGCTGGCGCAGCGTATCAGCGCCCGCTATCATTTGACCCCACTGACCTATGACGAAATGGTTGGCTACGTGCATCACCGCCTGCGGGTGGCGGGGCTGCCCCGCGGCGGCCTTGATCTCTTTCCGCCGCCGATTCTGCGGCGTCTGCATCGCTTGAGCGGGGGAATTCCCCGCCTGGTGAACCTGTTATGCGACCGGGCGCTGCTGGGGGTCTATGCCCGGGAACGATCCCGGGTCGATCGCGGAATCCTTTCGCAGGCGGCACGTGAAATTTTCGGAGGGGAAGTTCGCCAGGCCGGAAAGCGTGCCGTTCGGGCGACTGTCTTCGCGTTGCTGTTTGTGGCCATCGCAGGCGCGGGGGTTTATTTTTTAAAATCCTGGTGGGTCGCAGAACCTTCCAGCTCTGTCGCTTCCGTTGAGAACCGGGATGCTCCTGAACCGGAGAAAAAACCTGTTGATGAGAGGCATCAGGCCCAGAAACAGGCCGGATTCTCTCCTCTGGTCGTTCCTGAAGTTCGTGGTGATCTTGAAGCTTTTGAACGGTTGTTTGCCGCCTGGGGCCTGCCCGGCGTATCGGTCGACGAGAGCAGGGCTTGTGAAACGGCCGCGCTGCACGGCCTCAGCTGCTTGCGCGATCGCGGCACCCTGCATGCCCTGGCGCGACTGGATCGTCCGGCGGTTCTGACTCTTTATGGCGATGATGGCGAAACTTTCTACGCAGCGCTGGTCGAACTGGGTGAGAATTGGGCCGTTGTGGATGTGGCGGGGGAACCCGTCAAGGTGGGGCTGCCGGCATTGGAGCGGCGCTGGCTTGGAGAATTCACTCTGTTCTGGCGACCACCGCCCGGCTACCGCGGCAATCTGCGCCCCGGAGATGAGGATCCGTTCGTCTCCTGGCTTGATGCAGGGCTCTCCGCGGCAGAAGGGCAGGCACCTGTTCTGGAGGGGGGCACTCGCTATAATGACCGGTTGGAGCGCAGCGTCAAGCGTTTTCAGCTGTCACGCGGGCTTGACCCTGACGGGATTATCGGCAGCAAGACCCTGATTCAACTCAATTCCGCACTGGGCGGATCAGAGCCGCGGCTCAAGGTGGAGGGACACTGA
- a CDS encoding general secretion pathway protein GspB, producing the protein MSFILDALRKSDKKRPQGQAPDLSTEHFVAQPRSSRRGLLILGIVVFVLVLNGAIWLWWASRPSMPPQSPAPTEAEVAKEPEPVVAPPHSGTVKPQTSADVVSPPAAGSLPVAETPPAVPVVPQETVGRTLIVADREKSDTRSAEISVPAAAEDTGPAELNVEPTEPLAEPVVPPATPAETFLDEAPAEFDEAEEPGGVLALRDLPSSIRSGLPAFSFSLHYYTAEPTQRMVRINGRMLREGQLLQDDLLLEEITPAGAIFSHRDLRFEVVRY; encoded by the coding sequence ATGTCGTTTATTCTTGATGCGCTGCGAAAATCAGATAAGAAAAGGCCGCAAGGGCAGGCCCCCGATCTGAGTACCGAGCATTTTGTCGCACAGCCTCGCTCCTCCCGGCGGGGATTGTTGATCCTCGGGATCGTCGTGTTTGTGCTCGTGCTCAATGGCGCGATATGGCTGTGGTGGGCGTCCAGACCCTCCATGCCGCCCCAATCCCCTGCGCCGACTGAAGCGGAGGTTGCGAAAGAGCCTGAACCGGTCGTTGCCCCCCCTCACTCGGGTACTGTAAAACCGCAAACCTCTGCAGACGTTGTCTCGCCGCCTGCAGCCGGTTCGCTTCCGGTTGCTGAAACACCGCCTGCCGTTCCTGTCGTCCCGCAGGAGACGGTAGGCCGGACATTGATCGTTGCCGACCGGGAAAAATCGGACACACGTTCCGCAGAGATTTCCGTACCTGCAGCCGCTGAGGATACCGGGCCTGCGGAACTGAACGTCGAGCCAACCGAACCACTTGCGGAGCCGGTTGTCCCGCCGGCGACTCCCGCCGAGACCTTTTTGGATGAAGCACCGGCAGAGTTCGATGAAGCTGAAGAACCTGGGGGCGTGCTCGCTCTGCGGGATCTGCCGTCTTCGATTCGTTCCGGTCTGCCTGCCTTCTCATTCTCGCTGCATTATTACACGGCTGAACCCACCCAGCGTATGGTGCGCATCAACGGCCGGATGCTGCGCGAAGGGCAGCTGCTGCAGGACGATCTGCTGCTGGAGGAGATTACGCCGGCCGGTGCGATCTTCAGCCACCGGGACCTGCGCTTCGAAGTGGTGCGCTATTGA
- a CDS encoding VanZ family protein, with amino-acid sequence MARRFQWWTPPRRVAALLPPLLLMAAIFFVSSLPSAPRSEAANPFDYVPPALNNLLHIPAFGLLTLLWLRGVEALGCGPRARYFCAPAISFLFGVFDEWHQLSVPGRYGSILDVGFNLIGILLTLSLCAWAERRRGAPSSN; translated from the coding sequence GTGGCCCGCAGGTTTCAGTGGTGGACGCCTCCCCGCCGGGTTGCGGCTCTGCTGCCCCCGTTGCTCTTGATGGCGGCGATTTTCTTTGTATCCTCCCTGCCGTCCGCGCCCCGCTCCGAGGCGGCCAACCCCTTTGATTATGTGCCGCCAGCTCTGAACAACCTGCTGCATATCCCCGCCTTCGGCCTGTTGACCCTGCTGTGGCTGCGCGGGGTTGAGGCGCTCGGCTGTGGTCCGCGGGCCCGTTATTTCTGCGCACCTGCCATTTCGTTTCTGTTCGGCGTGTTCGACGAATGGCATCAGTTGTCCGTGCCGGGCCGGTATGGCTCGATCCTGGATGTCGGATTCAACCTCATCGGCATTCTTCTCACTCTAAGCCTCTGCGCCTGGGCTGAACGTCGCCGCGGCGCTCCGTCTTCGAACTGA
- a CDS encoding GNAT family N-acetyltransferase: MVFLFAHPPQLTSIRDLLARCGLPHDDLNPDNIVHFLTCRTDGMLAGATGMEILGEEAVLRPPAVEADMRGRGIASLLLVRIERFAALGGARRFFAPSGPNDDYLLQRGYRRVEGEEIPEEVRRHAVFCGVGDSGASALTKNLVATKMPAAKKAALASDRQ; encoded by the coding sequence ATGGTCTTCCTTTTTGCTCATCCTCCTCAGCTTACATCGATCAGGGATCTTCTGGCTCGTTGCGGCTTGCCGCATGATGACCTGAATCCGGATAATATCGTTCATTTTCTCACCTGCCGAACCGACGGCATGCTGGCCGGCGCGACGGGGATGGAGATCCTTGGCGAGGAGGCCGTTCTGCGCCCACCGGCGGTGGAGGCTGATATGCGCGGACGCGGCATTGCCTCTCTGCTGCTGGTGCGCATCGAGAGGTTTGCCGCCTTGGGGGGGGCAAGGCGTTTTTTCGCGCCCAGCGGTCCCAACGACGACTACCTTCTGCAGCGTGGCTATCGTCGGGTGGAAGGGGAAGAAATCCCCGAAGAAGTGCGCCGTCATGCTGTTTTTTGCGGCGTCGGAGATTCCGGGGCGTCGGCTTTGACCAAGAACCTGGTTGCGACCAAGATGCCCGCTGCCAAAAAAGCCGCCCTCGCATCTGATCGTCAGTAA